One window from the genome of Alnus glutinosa chromosome 13, dhAlnGlut1.1, whole genome shotgun sequence encodes:
- the LOC133853953 gene encoding receptor-like protein 13 has translation METSCFAKNVIFVWALAFIASSPLACVKAAGCTKEQTRVLLEIKNATNASFLADWDGRNCCEANEIYCDGIAGGVSRISWDCEYNDASSRSTWYPNVTLFTLFDELEDLQLRYMQIGGRLEAFCELTRLKYLNSLDLTDNRLEGVIPSCLGMIGNLEVLDLSGNHFHGNIPPSIFSNQSNIRAFAVSANQLDGVLSFSTFANASSLLHLDLSSNCNLEIETESPSWVPTFQLHYLNLTNCSLNKKNGHVFPSFITAQVALEWLDLSHNLIQGSIPCQLLFNMSITGLSLRSNKIDGSLFLGCFANRTSSLQFFDMSDKNVKGSLPENIGHLLPDLSHVDMSLNALEGIIPWSFGNLSFEALDLSNNKLSGTIPQSLTRNGTLLVYLNLSNNTLEGEMLPRDANMTSLACLQLSSNQFQGMISPAISNSPSLVILDIRNNNLSGNIPKWLYDHPRLVQVLLSGNRFEGHLLQRMCQMESLQVFDISDNHISGGIPSCLDNIIFWKKSSPSSNGSNSFMESGPLFDLTHQERQEPYFEIKTDLRVKHEVLAYKGIPLSMMTIIDMSSNLLTGNIPFEMGELSQLRSLNLSNNFLTGSIPNSFQNLKNMESLDLSHNKLSARIPFEFVKMTSLSVFSVAYNNLSGRVPFEWQFSTFESQCYDGNPDLCGDPLPRNCSTTNQLEPGHEEEKEASRIIDSPLFFYAFVAVSYAFGFWVFFGILIVKKNWRHIYFRAVDRIIESCFEMLYR, from the exons ATGGAGACTTCTTGTTTTgctaaaaatgtcatttttgtttGGGCTTTGGCTTTCATCGCTTCATCCCCTTTGGCTTGTGTTAAAGCAGCTGGATGCACCAAAGAACAGACGAGAGTTCTCTTGGAGATCAAGAACGCCACAAATGCTTCTTTCCTTGCGGATTGGGACGGAAGGAATTGTTGTGAAGCAAACGAAATCTATTGTGATGGTATTGCTGGAGGAGTTAGCAGAATATCTTGGGACTGTGAGTACAACGACGCTTCATCAAGAAGTACATGGTATCCAAATGTAACCTTGTTCACCTTATTTGATGAACTCGAAGACTTACAACTTCGTTACATGCAAATTGGAGGAAGGCTTGAAG CTTTTTGCGAACTGACGCGATTAAAATATCTAAATTCTTTGGATCTTACGGATAATAGACTGGAAGGCGTTATTCCCTCTTGTCTTGGGATGATTGGAAACCTTGAAGT TCTTGATCTTTCGGGTAATCACTTTCATGGTAATATACCTCCATCAATATTCTCCAATCAAAGCAATATTAGAGCGTTTGCTGTTTCGGCCAATCAATTAGATggggttttatcattttctactttTGCCAATGCTTCAAGTCTCCTACACCTTGATCTTTCAAGCAACTGCAATTTGGAAATTGAAACCGAATCCCCCTCATGGGTTCCAACCTTTCAGCTACATTATCTGAACTTGACGAATTGCAGCCTCAACAAGAAGAATGGTCACGTTTTCCCAAGCTTTATCACCGCCCAAGTTGCCTTGGAATGGCTAGACTTGTCTCACAACTTAATACAGGGAAGCATACCTTGTCAGTTGCTATTCAACATGAGTATCACAGGTTTATCGTTGAGAAGTAACAAAATTGATGGTTCACTTTTTCTTGGTTGCTTTGCTAATCGAACTTCATCACTTCAATTCTTCGACATGTCAGATAAAAATGTCAAAGGTTCTCTTCCCGAAAATATTGGACATCTTCTTCCAGACTTATCCCATGTTGACATGTCCTTAAATGCATTAGAGGGCATCATTCCTTGGTCTTTTGGTAATCTATCTTTTGAAGCATTAGACCTTTCTAATAACAAGCTCTCAGGGACTATACCGCAAAGTTTGACTAGAAATGGCACCCTACTAGTATATCTAAATCTATCAAACAATACATTGGAAGGAGAAATGCTCCCAAGGGACGCCAACATGACAAGCTTGGCGTGCTTGCAACTCAGCAGCAATCAATTTCAAGGAATGATCTCACCCGCAATATCAAACAGCCCCTCTCTGGTAATCCTAGATATTCGAAACAATAACTTGTCTGGTAATATTCCAAAGTGGTTGTATGATCATCCTCGCTTGGTGCAAGTTCTTTTAAGTGGAAATCGCTTTGAAGGTCACCTACTCCAAAGAATGTGTCAAATGGAAAGTTTGCAAGTTTTCGATATCTCTGATAATCATATTTCGGGAGGTATTCCCTCCTGCCTTGATAACATTATATTCTGGAAGAAGAGTTCTCCAAGCTCTAATGGCTCAAACTCTTTCATGGAAAGTGGTCCACTGTTTGACCTGACACATCAAGAACGACAAGAGCCTTACTTCGAAATTAAAACGGATTTGCGAGTCAAACATGAGGTACTTGCTTACAAAGGTATCCCACTCTCAATGATGACTATAATTGACATGTCATCAAACCTATTGACAGGTAACATTCCTTTTGAAATGGGAGAATTGTCGCAGCTTCGGTCCTTAAACTTGTCGAATAATTTTCTAACAGGCTCCATTCCAAATTCTTTTCAAAACTTGAAAAACATGGAGAGCTTGGATCTTTCCCACAACAAATTGAGTGCGAGAATCCCTTTTGAATTTGTTAAAATGACTTCTCTATCAGTATTTAGTGTTGCCTATAACAATCTTTCTGGAAGAGTCCCATTTGAGTGGCAGTTCTCAACTTTCGAGTCGCAATGCTATGATGGAAATCCAGATCTATGTGGAGACCCTCTGCCGAGAAACTGCTCAACTACAAACCAACTTGAACCTGGAcatgaggaagaaaaggaagcgAGTAGAATAATCGATAGCCCTTTATTCTTCTATGCATTTGTTGCTGTCTCTTATGCATTcggattttgggttttctttgggaTCCTAATCGTTAAAAAGAATTGGAGGCATATCTATTTTAGAGCTGTTGACAGAATTATTGAGTCATGTTTTGAAATGCTCTATCGATGA